A window of the Juglans microcarpa x Juglans regia isolate MS1-56 chromosome 5D, Jm3101_v1.0, whole genome shotgun sequence genome harbors these coding sequences:
- the LOC121265315 gene encoding calcium-dependent protein kinase 32-like, with product MGNCCVTPTVADDIKKNKKTPNPFATDYGASHHQANGGSHKLSVLKEPTGREIKQQYDLGRELGRGEFGITYLCTDRFTSETFACKSISKKKLRTAVDIEDVRREVEIMKNLPKHPNIVSLKDTYEDDNAVHLVMELCEGGELFDRIVSRGHYTERAAAAVTKTVVEVVQMCHKHGVMHRDLKPENFLFANMKETAPLKAIDFGLSVFFKPGERFTEIVGSPYYMAPEVLKRNYGPEVDVWSAGVILYILLCGFPPFWAETEQGVAQAIIRSVVDFKRDPWPKVSDNAKDLVKKMLNPDPQRRLTAQAVLDHPWLQNAKRAPNVSLGETVRARLKQFSLMNKLKKRALKVIAEHLSVEEVAGIKEGFKVLDTGNRGKINIDELRVGLHKLGHQIPDTDLQILMEAGDVDKDGYLDYGEFVAISVHLRKMGNDDGHLRKAFEFFDQNESGYIEIEELRDALADEIETSSEEVINAIMRDVDTDKDGRISYEEFATMMKAGTDWRKASRQYSRERFNNLSLKLMKDGSLKVEI from the exons ATGGGTAATTGTTGCGTAACGCCAACGGTCGCTGATGACAtcaagaagaataagaagacgCCAAACCCGTTCGCGACCGACTATGGCGCgagccaccaccaagccaatgGTGGGAGTCACAAGCTCTCGGTCTTGAAGGAGCCTACCGGCCGCGAGATCAAGCAACAGTACGATCTGGGCCGCGAGCTGGGCCGCGGCGAGTTCGGAATCACCTACCTCTGCACCGACAGGTTCACCAGCGAGACGTTCGCTTGCAAATCGATATCGAAGAAGAAGCTGAGGACGGCGGTGGACATCGAAGACGTGAGGAGAGAGGTTGAGATCATGAAGAACTTGCCCAAGCACCCCAATATCGTCAGCTTGAAGGACACCTATGAGGACGACAATGCGGTGCACCTCGTCATGGAGCTTTGTGAGGGCGGCGAGCTCTTCGATCGGATCGTCTCCAGGGGTCATTACACGGAGCGCGCTGCTGCCGCGGTAACCAAGACCGTTGTGGAAGTTGTTCAG ATGTGCCACAAGCATGGTGTGATGCATAGGGATCTCAAACCTGAGAACTTTCTGTTTGCTAACATGAAGGAAACAGCACCTTTGAAGGCAATCGATTTTGGGCTTTCAGTATTCTTTAAACctg GTGAGAGATTTACTGAGATAGTTGGAAGTCCTTACTACATGGCTCCAGAGGTGCTCAAACGAAATTATGGTCCAGAAGTAGATGTTTGGAGTGCTGGAGTAATCCTTTACATCCTGCTCTGTGGTTTCCCACCATTTTGGGCAG AAACTGAACAAGGAGTAGCACAAGCAATTATACGGTCTGTTGTAGATTTTAAAAGGGATCCTTGGCCTAAAGTTTCTGATAATGCAAAAGACCTTGTGAAGAAGATGCTTAATCCTGACCCACAGCGGCGGCTTACTGCTCAGGCAGTGCTAG ATCATCCTTGGTTACAGAATGCAAAGAGAGCTCCAAATGTTTCTTTGGGTGAAACTGTGAGGGCAAGGCTCAAGCAATTTTCATTAATGAATAAGCTCAAGAAAAGAGCTCTCAAG gTAATCGCCGAGCATTTGTCTGTAGAGGAAGTTGCCGGCATAAAGGAGGGATTCAAGGTGCTAGATACTGGCAATAGAGGCAAAATTAACATAGACGAGCTAAGAGTGGGGTTGCACAAACTTGGCCATCAGATACCTGATACAGATCTGCAAATTCTAATGGAAGCA GGTGATGTAGATAAGGATGGATATCTTGACTATGGGGAATTTGTAGCTATCTCTGTTCACTTAAGAAAGATGGGCAATGATGATGGGCACCTTCGCAAAGCCTTTGAATTCTTTGATCAAAACGAAAGTGGATATATAGAAATTGAGGAGCTAAGAGATGCCTTAGCTGATGAAATTGAGACAAGCAGTGAAGAAGTCATTAATGCCATTATGCGTGATGTGGACACAGACAAG GACGGACGTATAAGTTACGAGGAATTTGCCACAATGATGAAGGCAGGCACAGATTGGAGGAAAGCATCACGGCAATATTCACGAGAGCGGTTCAACAATCTCAGTTTGAAATTGATGAAGGATGGGTCATTGAAGGTAGAAATTTAG